One Felis catus isolate Fca126 chromosome D1, F.catus_Fca126_mat1.0, whole genome shotgun sequence DNA segment encodes these proteins:
- the LOC123380617 gene encoding olfactory receptor 5B2-like, which translates to MDNRTEETQFILVGLTSDPELLIPLFIMFTLIYLINVVGNLGMMALILLDSRLHTPMYFFLSNLSLVDLCYSTAVTPKVMAGLLVGDKVISYNACAAQMFFFVAFATVENYLLASMAYDRYTAVCKPLHYTTTLTTGVCASLAIGSYICGFLNASFHVGDIFSLSLCKSNLIHHFFCDVPAVMALSCFDKHVSELVLVFMSSFNALFALLVILISYLFIFISILKMQSAQGYQKALSTCASHLTTVSIFYGTVIFMYLQPSSSHSMDTDKMASVFYSMVIPMLNPVVYSLRNKEVKCAFKKVVEKASFSTGLGI; encoded by the coding sequence ATGGATAACAGGACAGAAGAGACACAATTCATCCTGGTGGGACTAACCAGTGACCCAGAACTGCTGATCCCCCTTTTTATCATGTTCACCCTCATCTATCTCATCAATGTGGTTGGGAACCTGGGGATGATGGCGCTGATTCTCTTGGACTCCCGTCTCCACActcccatgtactttttcctcaGTAACCTGTCTCTGGTGGATCTTTGTTACTCTACAGCTGTCACTCCCAAGGTCATGGCTGGATTACTTGTGGGAGACAAGGTCATCTCCTACAATGCATGTGCTGCTCAGATGTTCttttttgtagcatttgccaCTGTGGAAAATTACCTCTTGGCCTcaatggcctatgaccgctacaCAGCAGTGTGCAAACCCCTCCATTATACCACCACCTTGACCACAGGTGTGTGTGCTTCTCTAGCTATAGGCTCCTACATCTGTGGTTTTCTGAATGCCTCTTTCCATGTTGGGGACATATTCAGTCTGTCTTTATGTAAGTCCAATCTGATCCATCACTTTTTCTGTGATGTTCCAGCTGTCATGGCTCTCTCTTGCTTTGATAAACACGTTAGTGAACTGGTTCTTGTTTTTATGTCAAGCTTTAATGCCCTTTTTGCTCTTCTGGTTATATTGATTTCCTACctattcatatttatttccatCTTGAAGATGCAGTCAGCTCAGGGGTACCAAAAGGCTTTGTCCACCTGCGCTTCCCACCTCACTACAGTCTCCATCTTCTATGGGACAGTCATCTTTATGTATTTACAGCCCAGTTCCAGCCATTCCATGGACACAGACAAAATGGCTTCCGTGTTCTATTCTATGGTCATCCCCATGCTGAATCCTGTGGTCTATAGCCTGAGAAACAAAGAGGTCAAGTGTGCATTCAAGAAGGTGGTGGAGAAGGCAAGTTTTTCTACAGGATTGGGAATTTAA
- the LOC101092212 gene encoding olfactory receptor 5B2-like, whose protein sequence is MKNNTEVAEFILLGLTNDPKLQILLFIMFTLIYLITLFGNMGMIVLILLDSHLHTPMYFFLSNLSLVDFGYSTAVTPKVMAGLLKGDKVISYNACAAQMFFFGALATVENFLLASMAYDRYTAVCKPLHYTTTMTTRVCACLAIGSYIYGFLNASIHIRNTFSLSFCKSNLIHHFFCDVPAVMALSCSDRHVSELILIVVASFNIFFAVFVILISYLLIFITILKMHSTQGYQKALSTCTSHLTTVSIFYGTAIFMYSQPTSSHSMDSDKIASMFYTMVIPMLNPLVYSLRNKEVKTAFKKVGEKAKLSLGFLLKS, encoded by the coding sequence ATGAAGAACAACACGGAAGTGGCTGAATTCATCCTGCTGGGACTAACCAATGACCCAAAGCTACAGATCCTTCTATTTATCATGTTCACCCTCATTTACCTCATCACGCTGTTTGGAAACATGGGGATGATTGTTTTGATTCTCTTAGACTCTCATCTCCACActcccatgtactttttcctcaGTAACCTGTCTCTGGTGGACTTTGGTTACTCTACAGCTGTCACTCCCAAAGTTATGGCTGGGCTCCTTAAGGGAGACAAAGTCATCTCTTACAATGCATGTGCTGCCCAGATGTTCTTTTTTGGAGCcttggccactgtggaaaatttCCTTTTGGCCTcaatggcctatgaccgctacaCAGCAGTGTGCAAACCCCTCCATTACACCACCACCATGACGACAAGGGTGTGTGCATGTCTGGCGATAGGTTCCTACATCTATGGTTTCTTGAATGCTTCCATCCACATTCGGAACACGTTCAGTCTCTCATTCTGCAAGTCCAATCTGATCCATCACTTTTTCTGTGATGTTCCAGCTGTCATGGCTCTATCTTGTTCTGATAGACATGTCAGTGAACTTATTCTTATTGTGGTAGCAAGCTTCAACATCTTTTTTGCTGTCTTTGTTATCTTGATTTCCTACCTGCTCATATTTATCACCATCCTGAAGATGCACTCAACTCAGGGTTATCAGAAGGCTTTATCCACGTGCACTTCCCACCTCACTACAGTCTCCATCTTCTATGGGACAGCCATATTTATGTACTCCCAGCCCACCTCCAGCCATTCCATGGACTCAGACAAAATCGCATCCATGTTCTACACTATGGTTATTCCCATGCTGAACCCCCTGGTCTATAGCTTAAGAAACAAGGAGGTTAAAACTGCTTTCAAGAAGGTGGGTGAGAAGGCAAAACTGTCTCTAGGCTTTCTACTAAAGTCATAG
- the LOC101092710 gene encoding olfactory receptor 5B3-like, which translates to MDNRTEVMQFILLGLTSDPELQVPLFIVFTLIYLITLVGNLGIIVLILLDSRLHTPMYFFLSNLSLVDLCYSTAVTPKVLTALLIRDKVISYNACAAQMFFFVAFATVESYLLASMAYDRYAAVCKPLHYTTTMTIGVCACLAIVSYACGFLNASIHTGDTFSLSFCMSNVIHHFFCDVPAVVVLSCSDRRVSELVLVYVVSFNSFFALMVILISYIFIFITILKMHSSTGYQKALSTCASHLSAVSIFYGTVIFMYLQPSSSHSMDTDKMASVFYTMVIPMLNPVVYSLRNKEVKSALMKVISETKLSLRL; encoded by the coding sequence ATGGATAACAGGACAGAAGTGATGCAGTTCATCTTGCTGGGACTAACCAGTGATCCAGAACTGCAGGTTCCCCTCTTTATCGTGTTCACCCTCATCTACCTCATCACTCTGGTTGGAAACCTGGGGATAATAGTGTTGATTCTGTTGGACTCTCGTCTCCACActcccatgtactttttcctcaGTAACCTGTCTCTGGTGGACCTTTGTTACTCTACAGCTGTCACCCCCAAAGTCTTGACTGCATTACTTATAAGAGACAAGGTCATCTCCTACAATGCATGTGCTGCTCAGATGTTCttttttgtagcatttgccaCTGTGGAGAGTTACCTGTTGGCTTcaatggcctatgaccgctatgcAGCAGTGTGCAAACCCCTCCATTACACCACCACCATGACAataggtgtgtgtgcatgtctggcCATAGTTTCCTACGCCTGTGGTTTCCTGAATGCCTCTATCCACACTGGAGACACGTTCAGTCTCTCCTTTTGTATGTCCAATGTGATTCATCATTTTTTCTGTGATGTGCCTGCAGTCGTGGTTCTTTCTTGCTCTGATAGACGTGTCAGTGAGCTGGTTCTTGTTTATGTAGTGAGCTTCAACAGCTTTTTTGCTCTCATGGTCATCTTGATTTCCTACATATTCATATTTATCACCATCCTAAAGATGCACTCATCTACAGGATATCAGAAGGCTTTATCTACCTGTGCTTCTCACCTCTCTGCAGTCTCCATCTTCTATGGGACAGTCATTTTTATGTACTTACAGCCCAGTTCCAGCCATTCCATGGACACAGACAAAATGGCATCTGTGTTCTACACCATGGTCATCCCCATGCTGAACCCTGTGGTCTATAGCCTGAGGAACAAAGAGGTTAAGAGTGCACTCATGAAGGTCATTTCAGAGACAAAATTATCTTTAAGATTGTGA